The Flammeovirgaceae bacterium genome contains a region encoding:
- the creD gene encoding cell envelope integrity protein CreD, whose protein sequence is MENLPSPTLLDRFNRWLSESITIKLLSIGFLVLILLIPASWIEHLMEERQQRAESVITEVSEKWSGSQTLSGPVLIIPYKYRETIKLEKGQVEVKETIRKAFFLPETLQITGVVNPEKLHRGIFDAVVYEASLTMNASFSKPDFKRLDIAEDRVLWSEAHLVVAVSDLRGISKNPPVVSLSEHALTSEPAQHIGIAVGQPRPPAHAVVSNALSLPNQSTTGFTVDANWNSEADFNSETKISFTLKGSSALSFVPSGKTTSVNLSGPWPDPSFDGDFLPSTREVTETGFTATWQILHFNRPIAQSWKDREDELSGSAFGLKLLMPVDQYQKSIRTAKYGILVILLTFVSLVLVEITQRIRIHPFQYILIGAALIIYYTLLLSFSEQVGFGMAYWISTVATVVLLAAYSTTFFTMRRLTVLFALLLAAFYTFIFAIILQQDYSLLIGSIGLFLVLAALMYFSRKVNWYKEKLS, encoded by the coding sequence ATGGAAAACCTGCCATCACCCACCTTGCTCGACCGGTTTAACCGCTGGCTCAGTGAATCCATTACCATAAAACTGCTATCCATTGGCTTCCTGGTGCTCATCCTGCTGATACCCGCCAGCTGGATTGAGCACCTGATGGAGGAGCGGCAACAACGGGCTGAATCAGTCATTACCGAAGTTTCCGAAAAATGGTCGGGCAGCCAAACGCTGTCCGGGCCGGTGCTAATCATTCCGTACAAATACCGCGAAACAATTAAACTTGAAAAAGGTCAGGTTGAAGTAAAAGAAACCATCCGCAAAGCTTTTTTCCTGCCGGAAACGCTGCAGATAACCGGGGTCGTTAATCCTGAAAAACTGCACCGCGGAATTTTCGATGCCGTTGTGTATGAAGCATCCCTTACTATGAACGCCTCGTTCAGCAAGCCGGATTTTAAGCGACTGGATATTGCCGAAGACAGGGTGCTGTGGAGTGAAGCCCACCTGGTAGTTGCCGTGAGCGACCTGCGCGGCATCAGTAAAAATCCACCCGTGGTATCACTCAGCGAACATGCACTTACTTCTGAACCTGCCCAACATATCGGCATTGCCGTAGGCCAACCAAGGCCGCCTGCACACGCTGTGGTTTCTAATGCACTTTCTCTTCCAAATCAATCAACAACCGGATTCACAGTGGATGCCAACTGGAACAGCGAAGCCGATTTTAACTCCGAAACTAAAATTTCATTCACGCTGAAAGGCAGTAGTGCACTTAGTTTTGTGCCATCCGGAAAAACAACCTCCGTAAACCTATCGGGGCCCTGGCCTGATCCCAGTTTTGATGGCGACTTCCTGCCTTCCACGCGCGAGGTAACCGAAACAGGCTTTACGGCAACCTGGCAGATTCTTCATTTCAACAGGCCCATCGCACAAAGCTGGAAAGACCGCGAGGATGAACTCTCCGGTTCAGCATTCGGCTTAAAACTGCTGATGCCGGTTGACCAATACCAAAAAAGCATACGCACCGCTAAATACGGAATATTAGTTATACTACTCACTTTTGTTTCGTTGGTACTTGTAGAAATTACCCAACGCATCCGAATACACCCCTTTCAATATATCCTGATTGGCGCTGCACTGATTATTTATTATACCCTGTTGCTCAGTTTCTCCGAACAGGTTGGTTTTGGCATGGCTTACTGGATAAGTACAGTGGCCACGGTGGTTTTGTTAGCTGCCTATTCCACCACCTTCTTTACCATGCGAAGACTAACCGTATTGTTTGCGCTTTTGCTAGCGGCTTTTTACACCTTCATCTTTGCCATCATCCTGCAGCAGGATTATTCGCTGCTTATCGGCAGTATCGGCTTATTCCTGGTGCTGGCGGCATTGATGTATTTCAGCCGTAAGGTAAACTGGTACAAAGAAAAATTGTCGTAA
- a CDS encoding metalloregulator ArsR/SmtB family transcription factor, producing MRLKTFNLTLGAQIFKACADESRLRILSLIFHNGAMCISDLEKILEFTQAKTSRHLIYLKNSGILSYRRYNHWVFYEMKEEVQEIINQIVQFLRKDRQLQKDQQLYQTLFSNRELAVNKLHREAWHVQEEKRP from the coding sequence ATGCGGTTAAAAACATTCAATCTTACACTGGGTGCGCAGATTTTTAAAGCCTGTGCCGATGAATCGCGGCTGCGGATATTGAGTCTTATTTTTCATAACGGGGCCATGTGCATTTCTGATCTGGAAAAAATACTGGAGTTTACCCAGGCAAAGACGTCCAGGCACCTGATTTACCTTAAAAATTCAGGAATTTTATCTTACCGGAGGTATAATCACTGGGTGTTTTATGAGATGAAAGAGGAAGTTCAGGAAATCATTAACCAGATAGTTCAGTTTTTGCGAAAAGACCGGCAATTGCAAAAAGATCAGCAACTGTATCAAACCCTCTTCTCTAACCGCGAACTGGCCGTAAACAAACTGCATCGAGAAGCCTGGCATGTGCAGGAAGAAAAGCGCCCTTAA
- the pruA gene encoding L-glutamate gamma-semialdehyde dehydrogenase, with product MPKGFYHVPVPKNEPVYSYAPGTTERALLKKAIDEARSRVEDIPMYIGGEEVRTGKKKLLSPPHDHKHVLGHYHEGDKSHAEQAINAALGAKELWENLGWEHRASVFLKAAELLAGPYRYKINAATMLGQSKNAFQAEIDSACELIDFLRFNVYYMSQIYSEQPDSAGGIWNRMEYRPLEGFVFAVTPFNFTAIAGNLPTSAAMMGNTVVWKPANTQIYAANVIMQVLKAAGLPDGVINLIYVNGPDAGEVIFNHKDFAGIHFTGSTGVFQNMWKTIGNNIHHYRSYPRIVGETGGKDFIMVHKSANPREVATAISRGAFEFQGQKCSAASRCYIPSNLWAEIKKLVLEDLKTMKMGGTEDFSNFINAVIDEKAFNSITGYIETARKNPMNEIIAGGKYDKSKGYFIEPTIIETKDPSSVTMCEEIFGPVLTVYVYHSENFEQTLELVDNTSPYALTGSIFAQDRYAIELATKKLTHAAGNFYINDKPTGAVVGQQPFGGARGSGTNDKAGAKVNLMRWVSMRTIKETFVPPKDYRYPFLAKE from the coding sequence ATGCCTAAAGGTTTTTACCATGTTCCGGTTCCGAAGAATGAGCCGGTGTATTCATACGCTCCGGGTACTACTGAGCGTGCGTTGTTGAAAAAAGCTATTGATGAAGCCCGTTCACGGGTAGAAGATATCCCGATGTACATCGGTGGCGAGGAAGTACGTACCGGTAAGAAAAAGCTGCTCAGTCCTCCGCACGATCACAAGCATGTACTGGGACACTATCATGAGGGCGATAAATCGCATGCGGAGCAGGCTATCAATGCTGCGCTGGGTGCGAAGGAGTTATGGGAAAACCTGGGCTGGGAACACCGCGCCAGTGTATTTTTGAAAGCGGCCGAACTGCTTGCCGGCCCGTACCGCTATAAAATTAATGCAGCCACCATGCTGGGGCAATCAAAAAATGCCTTTCAGGCTGAAATTGATTCAGCTTGTGAACTGATCGACTTTCTGCGCTTCAACGTATACTACATGAGCCAGATTTACAGCGAGCAACCCGATTCGGCTGGCGGCATCTGGAACCGCATGGAATACCGCCCGCTTGAAGGTTTTGTTTTTGCAGTCACACCATTCAACTTTACGGCCATTGCCGGCAACCTGCCCACCAGCGCAGCCATGATGGGCAATACGGTGGTGTGGAAACCGGCCAACACACAAATCTATGCCGCCAATGTGATCATGCAGGTATTGAAGGCAGCCGGGCTTCCGGATGGCGTCATCAACCTTATCTATGTTAATGGCCCTGATGCCGGTGAGGTTATTTTTAACCATAAAGATTTTGCCGGTATTCACTTTACCGGAAGCACGGGTGTTTTTCAGAACATGTGGAAGACCATCGGCAACAACATTCACCACTACCGCAGCTACCCGCGCATTGTTGGCGAAACCGGTGGCAAAGATTTCATCATGGTGCATAAAAGCGCCAACCCGCGCGAAGTAGCTACAGCTATATCTCGCGGAGCCTTTGAGTTTCAGGGCCAGAAATGCTCGGCTGCATCAAGGTGTTACATCCCATCTAACTTGTGGGCAGAAATAAAAAAACTGGTACTGGAGGATTTGAAAACCATGAAAATGGGCGGCACCGAAGACTTCTCAAACTTTATCAATGCCGTAATTGATGAAAAAGCGTTTAATTCAATTACCGGCTATATAGAAACTGCGCGCAAAAATCCGATGAATGAAATTATTGCAGGCGGAAAGTACGATAAATCGAAAGGATACTTTATTGAACCCACCATCATCGAAACAAAGGATCCTTCATCGGTTACCATGTGCGAAGAGATTTTCGGCCCGGTGCTGACGGTTTATGTGTATCATTCGGAAAATTTTGAACAGACACTCGAACTGGTGGACAATACTTCGCCTTATGCGCTTACCGGTTCCATCTTTGCGCAAGACCGCTACGCTATTGAGTTGGCCACTAAAAAACTTACCCATGCAGCCGGTAACTTTTATATAAACGATAAACCAACAGGGGCGGTGGTAGGTCAACAGCCGTTTGGCGGAGCCAGGGGTTCGGGCACCAACGATAAGGCCGGTGCCAAAGTAAACCTGATGCGCTGGGTGTCTATGCGCACCATCAAGGAAACCTTTGTTCCACCTAAGGATTATCGGTATCCGTTTCTGGCAAAAGAATAA
- a CDS encoding noncanonical pyrimidine nucleotidase, YjjG family — protein sequence MKYKCVFFDLDHTLWDYEANSRDTLHELFEQHGLQQKGIIQFEEFHAVFKRINQELWYLYDHGRIDSTVIREQRFQKILDAFNVADDRLANQLSQDYISASPKKGKLLPGAEETLQYLVEEYPLTVVTNGFDDVQHTKLASGKLTRYFKHIVTSERAGYKKPARQIFDFALAANGVSSTEAIMVGDNLLTDIAGARNAAVDAVFFNPEGVKHDVSVKHEIRSLKELCSLL from the coding sequence ATGAAGTACAAATGTGTTTTTTTTGACCTGGACCATACCCTGTGGGATTATGAAGCAAACTCACGCGATACCCTGCATGAACTTTTTGAACAGCATGGCCTGCAACAAAAGGGCATTATCCAATTTGAGGAGTTTCATGCTGTTTTTAAACGGATTAATCAGGAACTTTGGTATTTATATGATCACGGCCGTATCGATAGCACCGTAATCCGCGAACAGCGTTTTCAAAAAATTCTGGATGCATTTAATGTTGCAGACGACCGGTTGGCCAATCAGCTTTCGCAGGATTACATCAGCGCATCACCAAAAAAAGGAAAGCTTTTACCCGGAGCCGAAGAAACACTGCAGTACCTTGTTGAAGAATATCCGTTAACTGTGGTTACCAATGGGTTTGATGATGTACAGCACACCAAGCTGGCTTCCGGTAAGCTTACGCGTTATTTTAAGCACATTGTAACTTCCGAAAGAGCCGGCTACAAAAAGCCGGCACGCCAGATTTTTGATTTTGCCCTGGCGGCCAACGGAGTATCTTCAACAGAGGCGATTATGGTAGGCGACAACCTGCTTACCGATATTGCCGGAGCGCGTAATGCCGCAGTGGATGCAGTTTTTTTTAATCCGGAAGGTGTAAAGCATGATGTGTCGGTAAAACACGAAATCCGCAGCCTGAAGGAACTTTGTTCACTGCTTTGA